The following is a genomic window from Strix uralensis isolate ZFMK-TIS-50842 chromosome 3, bStrUra1, whole genome shotgun sequence.
AGTAAGCTACCCTGGTCTACCCCTGATGTACCCATGCCTGCCAGGCTTCCGaggggcttattttcctataagttcttattttactgcaatgtcttctcctgggataggtTGTGGTCAAAACCAGCATAGTCACAGGTCCCTGGAAAAGTCACCTGACTCCAAAGCAAGAAAAAGGTTTACTcactccaagaaaaaaaatgaaatgcttacCTCAATGCCATCAAATTCAAACTTGACCACAGGCACATATGCATCTTCCACTGCCTGTAAAGGAGAGGACAACTGCGTAAGAAAACATCTTTTGCTACTTTAATGTCTTTCCTGAACTATGATAAAaaacagaatttacactgctaaaGTACTCGGTATAAAGACCGAGTTGCTTCCAAGCCAAAAAAATTGTTAATAAACTGCAAGCAGTATAGTGCTGATAGAGTACTAATACCAGCTTTAAAAAGTTGtttagccaagagattcagaggctgatcaCATATTATAATGAACAGATAGTGCACAAGGAGCCATCGGTATCAGCAGTAGTAGGGTACTTACCCTgataatgaggaagaaaaaagatttctgtagCCATTTAactactggttaacatccagagaaatctaaGTCCTGTCCACACCTGACAGCGCACACTAgtcttctgaatttttgttttctactaTGCCTGAGATGTTATCAGCTacttatgggacagttttcaatTTTTGTAGACCCCTTGTTAtaactgtgccacagcccactgcAAGTCTGTTCTCAGGTGACAGTCATCTAAACGAAGGCTCACGCATATGAAGTCTTTCAAAGTGTCTGCatgaggaagaccaggctaagaaaaacacttttcaggAGTTGAGTCTCACATGCAAGGTACTCAACATATGTGCCTGAAGGTGATTTTACGATACAGTTCTGTAGTTCACAACACAGCTCCTATTCACTTTATGTGAAGCTGGCGGTGCTCATCCCTTCCCAAAGTCTCAGGCTGAGTATCCAGAGAGGAACATGACCAGAGACGAACGAGTTAAAAGATCCTGAACTACATCCAGAGAAACTCCATAGCAAAGGTACTgccagaagcctttccacatcacatTCAACTTCCCTTActtttcaggctgccccttcctaTTCCTGCATGCAATTACCTTCTTTCCAAGCCCCTTAGTACACCTAAGGTTaaagcaaggctcctagggacaaccttgcttttaGATACAGCAGACTTGTTTCCAAACCATGGGTTGGGGAGTAGTGTACCACAAAGACTCTTACATCATGTACAGTCATTGCGGAAAGGAACCAAGAGCTTGACTTCAACATTTTCATGCTgcataaaatagtattttagaaggtgctcagaaacaatgTCTTTGGCTTGTAAGACATTCGCTACCAATACgagtctttaacatgaatattGTTATTATAGAAGTAGCACAATCTACCAAGGAGAGAGCTTACTCACCCTTAGATTTTTTATCTGCTTCTGATGTTTCAGTTTGTCAAAGAACGACTGGAAAAAATCCGATCTTTCCACATGTTTTGGAGCAACACAAACAGCATCTATGTCTGCACCTGCAGagagattccatttcttctgttattgttgGAAGCCCCTTTCAAACATTAAAACTATGGTccaggggaaggtgtccctgcccatggcaggggggttggaattggattatctttaaaggtcccttccaactcaaacaaTGATTCTATGAACTGTGACCAGACAACAGAAGTTCTACCTTTAGTGTGCACTCCGAGCTTGTAAGAGccaaaagtaaatattttgccaccaacacTTGCTATGGCTGAAGGCGGAAGATTCTGTGGGTAGAAGAGAAAATTTACTTTAGAATATAAGATACACACTGACCTCTGTGCAAGTTTAACTAGCATACAAGTTATTTAGAAAGACTACAACGACCATAAACAATGTCTTCTCACTCCTGTACTGAGCTGTTACTCTAATAGACTAATACTGGTTTTCTGAAATTAGCGATTGCAACAAAAAAAGAGTAATGTATCGGTCCTTTCATTAATATGCACAAATTAAGACCTATTATTAGTCTTCCCTGCAGCAGACAcacataaattaacacaatccAAGAGCTCTACACAAGGCAAGTCTAGTGTAATAACTTCAAACTAGAGTGGGTGCTGGAGGCTGTCTGGGACAAGATCAGTGCCCATCTACCATCTATCTCACCCCACAATACATTGTTTCAGCTTTAACTGCTACAAGTCAACTGATAAGAGTCACTTCACAAATTTACTGGGTGCCCCAAAGACTTCAGGATCTTgatctgaagtatcttttataacttatttcaatggcagttactacagctctactcaatacttaaaaagaaagttaaaagttGAACTGTAGCATAAAGGCCTAATAGTATggcctttaaaagaaataaaaaggcttcagctgttctgataaaaacacaaaaaaatccttaccttgctctcaccaagttccACAATCCATTCTTTGACCAATTTACTCAGTTTATCGAGAACAACaagcctgtggaaaaaaaaaaaacctcatgttaAATTTGCCTTAAAAACCTAAAAGGTTAACAAATTTTACAGTCCTATTATACCTGTGATTCAACTCTTGTTGATCTTCAAACACCCCAAATGGTTTCAGTGCTTCAACTAATTTCTGTGTGTGAATACAATCCAAGTCCTTCGGAGTAGCCAAGCTAACTGGAGATGTAATTCCATAACTTCTTTGCGGCTGGTTCTGCAGCCTAGAagtcctttggggaaaaaaaaataaaatactgaagacttcacaaaagcaaaaaaaaaaacttattgGAAAACACCCTTCTTCAGCTCACAGGTTTCCAGAACGGTTTTTGctcttttacccagcattaacataaatgagaaaaaaaaaaatcctgcttatgatttttagataacttgacctaacttagaagtcacaattacttttttaaaaaaaaattgcgGATTGAAGAAAAGATTCAAGTTACTACCATCTTAAAACAACTTATTGGCATTGCTCTAGACAGTTAGAACtgatcaccaggaaatgaaaaggtttgaaatccactaagggtgacACTacatacagcagaagttttggacgcatttcagttttgatttaaggatattcccatcagcttcctgctaacattcaACAAGACGATTTAACActggcttcttttagttaaatgtgTTTGCTGTGCTACTACTTATTCTGGAAGGGCATTACAGCTGATTGCAGAGAAAGGACATATAATTAAGTGGTCTGTTACACAGAGTTGACGCAGTAAATTCAGTATTACCTTggttttgtttatggaagagtatGAATGAAAACATCAACCAATCTGCAGCTAATGTGGCTACGAGGACCTCACACTCTTAACGCAGTGTTCAATTTTTATAGTTCATaggcttagctgtacatacatctATTTTATCTAAATCCAAAAGATACATgtcagcatataaagcagcacAAGTTAAGCTGTTTGTACAGGCTGGCTTAGCCAGCCCACCGCCCAGTTAGGCTGAGCACTAGGCACCTAGACTgaggacaccaggcacctgggtttggaggCCCCCAAGTTGCCCCTGCAACTCCAGTTACAGCAAGGCAGAGTTTTAACCTCCAACCCTCCGCTTGCCCTGCATGTTTAGACTTActtgcaatcagaagcagcacagcactgacatGGCAGGACACCgttaaattaaaggcagcattagcgtttggttttttttttttttttacgccATAGAGCCCctgctttagaaagggaaaaaaatggaggaaaacaccCTACTTGGCATTACCAGCTgaaacagggagagaaagaagagtgGGACAAGAGGTAAGGATTGTACTTAATggatcaagggtctctacagaaacactAGTAGCAAAAGGGGGAGACACATCAAGAGGTCTTTAGGACTCACCACGCTTGTCAAAGAGTctaatccctttagccttagggtctgGATATGATTATCCCATTATTCAAACTGGGTATTTCCCTACTTCACATACAGACAACTCCAAATCTTAGCTGGGTTACTCAAGAGATACTTATAACTATTTTAGGGTATCTGACCCATTTCAGCTGCAATGGGATTAGGAAATGCTCAAAGGACAGCTTCAACAGAATTTAAAAGGGACAGCTTATTACAGCTCCTTATTTCTAATTGTTGCCTTTATTCTTCCACTGAGGAACGATGAATTTCTCTCTCTCAAAGCAGACTGATCCAACTACAGACATAGCTTTAAGTCAtctagtggggttttttcctctccatgaGCTCATTTTTCAAACTTTCCTCTACATGTTTTCCAAAAAGCTGGGAGGGTATTCGGACTGTATTTCTATCAACTAGTCTCCCCAGTCAGAACAGCTGTTTACTTATAAGTAGTAACTAGGCCTTGATCTAATTTGTCTTGCTTTCTTTATAGGCATTAACTTCCACTTCCTAAGTAAAAATAGTCATAATAAATATTTCCTCTCTTATGGTATCACTTTCataacaaatacagaagaaaagcctATGCTTAATTGCTGTGCATTACATCTAAATTAAAACACCTACAGCAGCAACTTCCTACATGTTTTCGGTATTACTCGCATTGTACAACTTGCCCTTCAGGAAGTTTGCGCAAATCAAGAACAGGATTTAGACATTGCTAGCATTCAAGATCCTTCCAGTGTACAGAAGGCCACTATGTGCCTTTCATTGCCCCATTCTTCCTACAGAGACTGTAATTAGACATTGACATAGTGGGCAATATTAATTACATATATCAGATATTATTAATATCAAATTATTTTCGTCAATAGtagattttttcatttcagttgcttGCATGTATTACCAAAAGTTTGATCTCACAACTTAAAAGTTGAGAAAAACAGCACTCAAAGTTTTATTGAAAGAGTGACTTATGCCCAATACAATTTGTCTCCctttagtaattaaaaaaaaaaaatatatataaaaaaaaaaatcttacttcttTCTCTCAAGTGTACCAGACTGCCAGGTATATAGAAAGAAAGGCTCTTAAGAGATTAAGTAGCATACATGACACACTACCAATCCATCCACCAGCCTTCTGTTTAAATGAGAACTCTGGTGCAGTTTAATATTTTGCAAACTTTTGCTATGATTTGTCCCCCACAGTGAATAACTCCAACGTATTTCTGTTCTGATGGATCCAAATTTTATACAAGAAGTTAAACTGATTTGTTCCAGGTTTTGTCACTTATTTATAGCTTTACAAAGCTGCAAGCCATTTGTCCTGCATACTCCAAGGGACGAGTTTATAGTGTTACAGTTCAGGGAGCTGCCTTCAGCGAAGAGCAGGGTGTATGAGTGCTCACTACCAACGGATTTCTCCCACTCATGAAGTCACCTTGCCTCGACCCGGGTCGAGGTTTGCCCCTTTAGCCTCTTCCACCCTCACCACTCGGGAAGAGAAGTGACTCGAAATCAGCTCCTGAATCACTAAAATtgataaaacaacaacaacaaaaaaaccctaaacaccAACACACACCAGAAAACCCCCAACCCTGTGGCCTTCAGTGACATGACACTCTCTCCAGCTTTCATTCCTATCGCACAAACTCACGCTAAAAAGAAAGCGGGCAGACACCTGCTGGCAAGCTAAAGCACCTTGTTTCTGACGCCCACATTTTGAAAAACACACTTGTTCCTCCCCACTCGAGCTGGACACGCCGCCTCAAAGCAGCGCAAAGCCACCGCCGGCGACAACCCGCAACCAACAAGCGGTTGCCAGGCGACAacagcacagctgggacagtGGCAACCGTTACCCTGACGCACAAGCGCGCCAAAATCAAAAGCTCGGGCAGCCGCGGAGCCTTCACCCGTCCCCTCACTCCCTGCCCTCACAAGAAAAAAGCTGATCGCttcatttaaaggagaattttCCCTGACAAGAGGCACGTTTCCACTCATAACCCCCCCGGGGACGCGCAACCCGCCGCCGCGCCAGCTCCCTCAGGGCACGAAGGCGGGAACATCCCCTcaggggcgggcggcggcctCACCCGCACGTCTCCTTCATGGCGCGCCCCGAACGACCCAGCCCGCAGCCGCCACCCAACGGCTCGCGCCCCTTCTACTCCGCCGCCGCCGTCACCGCCTCTTTCCCGACGGCCCCTGCGGCGCGCGGCCAATGGGGCGCGGGGAGCGCACCCGGCGGGGCCACGAGACtacgccccctccccgccggcccggccgccaTGTCGCCCCCTGGCGGCGAGCGGCTGAGGCGGAGccatacacacacccccccctccccgcccttcTCACCGGGCTGGCGGGGCACGCGCCGTCACGGAACGGGCTGAGACGCGCCCAAACCGGGGCGGATAGTCCCCGTGGCCTCCACCGGGAGATGCACAAGCCGCTCTGCTCCTCGCAGGAGGGAGGCGGCGCGGAGAGGTCCCCCCCTGAGGGATCCCCCTCCTGAGGCATCGCCCCCCCTGAGGGGAGGCTGTGCAGGGCGGCGCGGGCTGCCCGCTGCTCCCGCTCCGCTGTGGCTCGTCTCACCTTCAGGACGTCGCGAAGATGAGTCTCGCCATTCCTTGCCCCCCGCCGTCCCGCTCGGGAGCTGAGGGAAGCTCCCCTCGGCGCCGGCAGCCAGGcgctcccagagccctgcagcggggccgggccgaggggcccGCGGGGCGGGACCCGCCAAAGCTGAGCCCACCAGCAGCCCCGTCCCGCCTAACGCGGGGGGACGTTCCCACAGCGCTGCCCTGACACCCCCtccagagagaggagagaaagagacgGCGATCGCTCT
Proteins encoded in this region:
- the LOC141941940 gene encoding poly(A) polymerase gamma-like — protein: MKETCGTSRLQNQPQRSYGITSPVSLATPKDLDCIHTQKLVEALKPFGVFEDQQELNHRLVVLDKLSKLVKEWIVELGESKNLPPSAIASVGGKIFTFGSYKLGVHTKGADIDAVCVAPKHVERSDFFQSFFDKLKHQKQIKNLRAVEDAYVPVVKFEFDGIEIDLVFARVSMPTVSANLDLGDDSCLRSLDIRCVRSLNGCRVTDEILRLVPNKENFRLALRAIKLWAKRRGIYSNVLGFLGGVSWAMLVAKTCQLYPNALASVLVNKFFLFFSKW